In Cyclopterus lumpus isolate fCycLum1 chromosome 17, fCycLum1.pri, whole genome shotgun sequence, a genomic segment contains:
- the snai2 gene encoding zinc finger protein SNAI2, which translates to MPRSFLVKKHINSARKPNYSELESPTVFITPHIYRGIPQQEILSPAAYSPITVWTTSNLPLSPLPSDLSPISGYPSSLSDASSKDHSGSESPRSDEDEPMLPKLTDPHGVEAEKFQCGLCSKSYSTYSGLLKHKQLHCDAQTRKSFSCKYCEKEYVSLGALKMHIRTHTLPCVCKICGKAFSRPWLLQGHIRTHTGEKPFSCPHCNRAFADRSNLRAHLQTHSDVKKYQCKNCSKTFSRMSLLHKHEESGCCVAH; encoded by the exons atGCCACGCTCTTTTCTGGTCAAGAAACACATAAACTCCGCGAGGAAGCCAAATTACAGTGAGCTGGAGAGCCCCACAG TGTTCATCACGCCGCACATCTACCGGGGCATCCCCCAGCAGGAGATCCTGAGCCCGGCCGCGTACAGCCCCATCACCGTGTGGACTACCAGCAACTTGCCGCTGTCCCCGCTCCCCAGCGACCTCTCCCCCATCTCTGGATACCCGTCGTCGCTCTCCGACGCCTCCTCCAAAGACCACAGCGGCTCCGAGAGCCCGAGGAGCGATGAAGACGAGCCGATGCTGCCCAAACTGACAGACCCTCACGGGGTGGAGGCAGAGAAATTCCAATGCGGATTGTGCAGCAAGTCCTACTCCACGTACTCTGGACTGCTTAAGCACAAACAGCTGCACTGCGACGCCCAGACGAGGAAATCCTTCAGTTGTAAATACTGCGAGAAGGAGTACGTGAGCCTGGGGGCTCTCAAAATGCACATCAGGACTCACACGTTGCCTTGTGTTTGCAAAATATGTGGGAAGGCGTTCTCCAGACCGTGGCTGCTCCAAGGACACATCAGGACGCACACCG GAGAGAAGCCGTTCTCCTGCCCCCACTGCAACAGGGCTTTTGCGGACAGGTCCAATCTCAGGGCTCACCTACAGACCCATTCGGATGTGAAAAAATACCAATGCAAGAACTGCTCCAAAACCTTCTCCAGGATGTCTCTCCTGCACAAGCACGAGGAATCTGGTTGTTGTGTAGCACACTGA